The Rhizobium leguminosarum DNA segment TAGCCTGCTTCGCGCAGGGCAAAGGCTGCCCGGGTGCCGGATTCGCCCGCACCGATGATGACGATACCGTCCATGTTTTCTCCGTGGAAAGAACGGCCGGCGCTCGTGAGGAGGAGACGCCGGCCGGGGAGGATCAGTCGCTCAGATTTTGATTCATGCGTCGCGCATTATGCATGTCGTTATCCCGGAACCGCTTCACACTTCCGGGCGACATGCATTAGCCGAGGGCCACACGAACCTCTCCATCGACCACTTCGGCCTTATAGGTTTTCAGGTTCTCGCAGGCCGGAAGCCTGAGGGCTTCGCCGGTGCGATAGTCGAAGGCGCCGGAATGCTTTGGACAATTCCACCTCGAAATCCATGACCAATCCGTCGGCGAGATGGATCGCCTCGTGGGTGCAGAGGCCGCCGGTGCAGTAGACGCTGTCATCCGGACCACGGTAGATCGCGTAGGTGCGCCCGCCATGGTCGAAGCGGATGGCGCCTTCCTGTTCGATGTCGTCGAGTTTGCCAGCTGAAACCCAGGTCATTCGGCGGCCCCCCCGACTTCCAGGCGGGCCTTGCGGGCCGCCAGTTTTTCCTTCCGTCTGCGGTAGCGCTCCTGCATCTGAGCCTCGCCTTCGGGGGAGCCGTCGTGCCAGGTGCCGAACCATTTATCGAGCGGGATCAGCGCGTCGCCGTAGTTCACCTCGAAATATTTGTGGTGGAGGTAATGCGCATAGGCGTGGCTATCGACCAGTTTCTCCTTGCCGATCTCGACCTTGTCGAAGCCGACATGGCCTGGAATGGCCCCGAAGCCGGCATAATGCAGTTGGTAGAGCATGATGATCGGGTTGGAGGGCAGGAACAGATGGTAGAACGCCGTGCCGAAATAGAGCAGGTGCTCGATCGGATGCATCGACAGCGACGACCAGGGCGAAGGGTTTACCGAATTGTGGTGGACCGAGTGCACCCATTTGTAGAGGAGAGGCGTGTGGATCAGCCGGTGTATGCAGAAAAAGTGGAACTCGTGAATGATCGGCACCACGAGCGCGACGAGTGCCAGCGTCCATGGGTTTTCCGCAAAGCTCAGCCACGGCGCGTAACCATTGGCATAGGCCCAGAGCATGCCGACCTCGACGGCGGTCCAGATAGTCACGCCTGACAGGAAGGTGCGAAGAATATTGTCGAGGTTCTGGCGTTCGAACCAGAAGGCGTTGTTCCTGTGGTCGGCCGGGAACTTGCCATTGTACTTGAAGCGGTTTTGCTGCCGCTTCAACACGTAGAGATGCAGTTCGAAGGCGCCGTAGAACAGGAAGACCGCAATGGCGTTCACCGCATAGAGCCGTGCGATCCAGCCAAGGCTCAGCGTCTGCATCGTGCCGACCGGGGGAATGACCCAGGCCCAATAGGCGAGCGCAGAAACCGCAAAAAGCAGGTTCCAGGGAAGGAAATAGTGCGGCAGCCATTTCAGGACCGCCGTCAGCCGCGGCGGAAAGGCGAAAAGCGGCGCGGTCTCGGCCGGCTGGTCCGGCGCCCAATCGCCGCGCTTGTTGCGCTTGCCGAATTTCAGATCATCCATTGGCATCTCCTCGGGACGCCGGATGTTTCCCAGTCGCCCACATATCTCTGCTGACTGGAAATTAGCAGGGGCGCTGGTGAATGCCGAAGCCTTCTTTGATCTGATTAGATCAAAGCCCTTCCTTAGTGATGGTGATGAAACGGATCGGTGCCTGGTCCGGTTTGATATCGGTCAAGCCGATTCTATTCAGAACGAGATCGAGCGCGCGCCGCGCCTGCGCTTCGGGCGCCTGATCCAGCACCACATCCATGATGCCGTCCTGCAGGGCCGCTCGGGTGTAATCGGTCAATTCGTGCCCGACGAAAAACACGTCGCGGCCGCGCGGATGCCGGCGAAGCACTTCGATCAGGGCGGCGTTGGCGCCGCCGGCATTGTAGAGCCCGGCAAGGCCGGAATACGTTTCCAGCGCCGACCACAGGAGATCGGCGCTAAGACGCTCCTCATCGCCGCCAAATCCCAGCCATTCGAAGCTGGAGGCGCCGGGATAATCACGAAAGTAATCGGAAAAGCCGCGGATCCGGTCGCGATGCACCTGATAGATGGGGTGGCAGATTGCAACGACAGGCCCGGTCCGCGGCGCCATTCGGCTGATGTAGAGTGCGGCCGTCCGGCCGGCAGCGTGATTGTCGATGCCGATGAATTCTCCGACGCGCTCGGACGCGCGAGTGACGACGTGGACGACCGGCAGGCCCTGTGCATTGACCTTTTCTACCGCCGCCCCAATCACCGGGCTGCTCGGCACGGCCAGGATCAGCCCGGCCCGTGAAAGGTCGGTGGACAGGATGCGTCGTGCAATTCCCTCTGCGTTCATCTCGTCGGTGAAGCTGCGATGCACGACGACCAAAGGATCGAGGGTGGCGGCAATTCTCTCGAAAGCATGGGAAAGACGACGGTAGAAGCTGGTCTCCGGTCGAACCATCAGCACTTCTATCCTGAGGAGGCCGCGATGGGTCTCGGGAAGCTTGCGCGGATAATCCAGGCGACGTGCGGCGGATATGACCTTCTCCACAAGTTCGGGGCGAACACCCCCACGCCCGTTCAGCACCCGCTCGACCGTTGCAGTTCCCACACCGGCATCGCGGGCGATGTCCCGATAATTCGGCTTGCTCACATCCCAGGTCCCTTGCGCGCCCTCGTTGATCTCTGCGCGTCAGATCTTCTCTTCTTACATCTTCGCTTCAATTCTCACAGATGGTATTTGGAGAGCTCTGACTTGTGTCGCGGGGGCGACCGATCTATGATTTCTCCAGTTCAACATGAGATTGCAGGCCGTATTTCACCGTAAACCGGATGCGGAAGGTTTTGTCCTCCGGCCGGACCGAAGGAGCTGGGCAAAATGAAAATTCTCATGGTTCTCACATCGCATGATCAGCTGGGAAACACCGGCAGGAAAACGGGCTTCTGGCTCGAGGAACTCGCTGCTCCTTATTTCGTCTTCCGTGACGCCGGGGCCGAGATCACACTCGCTTCGCCGAAAGGAGGCCAGCCTCCGCTCGATCCGAAGAGCAACGAGCCGTCGTTTCAGACGGAAGATACGAGGCGATTTGAACGAGACCCGGCCGCGACGGCTGCGCTCGCCAACACTTTGATGCTGCCTGACATTGATCAGGCGGATTATGACACCGTTTTTTTCCCCGGCGGCCACGGCCCGCTCTGGGACCTGACGAACGACCGCAATGCGCACTCGCTGATCGAGGAGACGCTTGCAGCGGGAAAGCCGCTGGCGCTCGTCTGCCATGCGCCGGGGATACTGACCAATGTCAAGGCGCCGGACGGTGGACCGATCGCCAAGGGGCGGACGGTGACCGGCTTCACCAATTCCGAGGAGGCGGCCGTGCACCTCGTCGAGATCGTGCCTTATCTGCTCGAAGACGTGCTGAAAGAGCAGGGGGCGAAGTTTTCGGCGATAGAGGACTGGGCCGTGCATGTCGTCCAGGACGGGCTGCTGATTACCGGACAGAACCCGGCCTCGTCGAAACAGGCCGCCCGCCTTCTGCTCGATGCGCTCGGCAAGCAGGCCGCAGCCTGACGCCCGCAGGCGGCCTTGAGCATTTCAACACCAGATGAGAGGTGCCTGGCATGAGCAGGAAATATATGGGGAAATGCGCCTGCGGCGCGGTGCAGTTCGCCTTCGATACCCATCCGACCTTCGTCGCCGACTGCCATTGCCTGGATTGCAAGAAGGCCTCGGGCGGCGAGGCCGCCACCTTCTTTGCCGTGCCGCAGGACGATTTCACCCTGACCGCCGGCAGCCCGAAGGCGTTTCATTATATCGCCGATTCCGGCAAGGGTCTCGACCGCAATTTCTGCCCAGATTGCGGCGCGAGGTTGTTCAGCAGCAATCTGGAGAGCTTCCCTGGCCTCGTCTTCGTCACCCTCGGCAGCCTGGATCGGCCCGAGCTGATACAGCCGGGGGTCGAGATGTTTATCAAACGGCGGCTTGCCTGGGCAACGCCGCTCCACCTTCCGCAGTTCGAAGGCATACCGGGCTGACGGGCGATTCCGCTCCGAGCGAAGAAAAGATCGATCCCGTGTCGGATCAGCCAAACCTTATCCGTCCTTAGCTCGTCCATTCCGTCCATTTAAAAGGATCACGAACATGCCGAACACCATACGCCTGCACCGCGTTCTGGCGACCACCCCGGACAAGGTTTATCGCGCATTCATCGAGGCGGACGCGCTTGCCAAGTGGCTGCCGCCGAACGGCTTTCTCTGCACCGTGCATCACCTGGAGCCGAGCGTTGGCGGCACGTTCAGAATGTCTTTCCGCAACTTCACGACCGGCAACAGCCATGCTTTCGGCGGCGAATTCCGCCAACTCGTCCCGGGCGAACTTGTCCGCTACACCGACAAGTTCGACGACCCCAACCTGCCGGGCGAAATGGAAGTGACCGTGACGCTGAAGAAGGTCTCGGTCGGCACCGAGGTGGATATCGTCCAGGCAGGCGTGCCCGACGTCATCCCGCCCGAGGCTTGCTATCTCGGCTGGCAGGAGTCGTTGAAAAACCTCGCGAGGGTGGTTGAACCCGATATCCAGGAATAGGTTCGTTCTAGCAGCCTGTCCGGAGCGGATCGCACAGGCTGGCGCCGACACCCAAGATCTCACTCTGAGGCGCCCCGTAAGGGGCGTCGAAGGGCGAGGCGGGTGCGCGGACGCCTGACGAATGCAGCGACCAGCGAGAATTCAATTGCTCCCGTCGTTCGGTCTCGCCTTAGCGCTGTCGTTGCTGCTGTCCGAGGTGGTTTTTCCATCCGGCTGCTGACCGAAATAGGTGCCGCCGAGATGGCCGCCGGCGCTGGTGTTTTTGACCTGCTGTTCGGCGCGTTTCTGAAGTTCACGAGCGTTGGTCTTGCTCATTTTCGGCTCCATTGTCTGGGGGATCATCTTCTGAAAACCGATAGGGGACGACACTGTTCCATATTTTTAAATAGGACGGTCCCTTCGCGCTGCACCAAAACAACCTGCCCGGTAAGACGAAGC contains these protein-coding regions:
- a CDS encoding LacI family DNA-binding transcriptional regulator — protein: MSKPNYRDIARDAGVGTATVERVLNGRGGVRPELVEKVISAARRLDYPRKLPETHRGLLRIEVLMVRPETSFYRRLSHAFERIAATLDPLVVVHRSFTDEMNAEGIARRILSTDLSRAGLILAVPSSPVIGAAVEKVNAQGLPVVHVVTRASERVGEFIGIDNHAAGRTAALYISRMAPRTGPVVAICHPIYQVHRDRIRGFSDYFRDYPGASSFEWLGFGGDEERLSADLLWSALETYSGLAGLYNAGGANAALIEVLRRHPRGRDVFFVGHELTDYTRAALQDGIMDVVLDQAPEAQARRALDLVLNRIGLTDIKPDQAPIRFITITKEGL
- a CDS encoding SRPBCC family protein — protein: MPNTIRLHRVLATTPDKVYRAFIEADALAKWLPPNGFLCTVHHLEPSVGGTFRMSFRNFTTGNSHAFGGEFRQLVPGELVRYTDKFDDPNLPGEMEVTVTLKKVSVGTEVDIVQAGVPDVIPPEACYLGWQESLKNLARVVEPDIQE
- a CDS encoding sterol desaturase family protein codes for the protein MDDLKFGKRNKRGDWAPDQPAETAPLFAFPPRLTAVLKWLPHYFLPWNLLFAVSALAYWAWVIPPVGTMQTLSLGWIARLYAVNAIAVFLFYGAFELHLYVLKRQQNRFKYNGKFPADHRNNAFWFERQNLDNILRTFLSGVTIWTAVEVGMLWAYANGYAPWLSFAENPWTLALVALVVPIIHEFHFFCIHRLIHTPLLYKWVHSVHHNSVNPSPWSSLSMHPIEHLLYFGTAFYHLFLPSNPIIMLYQLHYAGFGAIPGHVGFDKVEIGKEKLVDSHAYAHYLHHKYFEVNYGDALIPLDKWFGTWHDGSPEGEAQMQERYRRRKEKLAARKARLEVGGAAE
- a CDS encoding GFA family protein: MSRKYMGKCACGAVQFAFDTHPTFVADCHCLDCKKASGGEAATFFAVPQDDFTLTAGSPKAFHYIADSGKGLDRNFCPDCGARLFSSNLESFPGLVFVTLGSLDRPELIQPGVEMFIKRRLAWATPLHLPQFEGIPG
- a CDS encoding type 1 glutamine amidotransferase domain-containing protein, with the translated sequence MKILMVLTSHDQLGNTGRKTGFWLEELAAPYFVFRDAGAEITLASPKGGQPPLDPKSNEPSFQTEDTRRFERDPAATAALANTLMLPDIDQADYDTVFFPGGHGPLWDLTNDRNAHSLIEETLAAGKPLALVCHAPGILTNVKAPDGGPIAKGRTVTGFTNSEEAAVHLVEIVPYLLEDVLKEQGAKFSAIEDWAVHVVQDGLLITGQNPASSKQAARLLLDALGKQAAA